A window of the Bradyrhizobium ottawaense genome harbors these coding sequences:
- a CDS encoding GNAT family N-acetyltransferase, producing the protein MPSISVERTIGKTKKAVLDGLIAYNAEKMGKQKYKRLAISLREGDKIVGGIVGEVWSAVLFIQLFWMEQRLRGKDYGTRLIKAIEDEARKLGAKRSYLDTMSFQAPGFYRACGYEEFGSIDGYPGDVTRHWFTKAL; encoded by the coding sequence ATGCCGTCGATTTCCGTCGAGCGCACCATTGGGAAGACCAAGAAGGCGGTGCTCGACGGATTGATTGCCTACAACGCCGAAAAGATGGGGAAGCAGAAATACAAGCGCCTCGCCATCTCGCTGCGTGAAGGCGACAAGATCGTCGGCGGGATTGTCGGCGAAGTCTGGAGCGCGGTGCTGTTCATACAGCTGTTCTGGATGGAGCAGAGGCTTCGCGGCAAGGACTATGGAACGCGGCTGATCAAGGCGATCGAGGACGAGGCGAGAAAGCTGGGGGCAAAACGTTCCTATCTCGACACGATGAGTTTTCAGGCGCCGGGTTTCTATCGCGCCTGCGGTTATGAGGAATTCGGCTCGATCGACGGCTATCCGGGCGACGTCACACGTCATTGGTTTACGAAAGCGCTATGA
- a CDS encoding J domain-containing protein, with the protein MPIDSSKFFDSIRIKPNKVSAKQQAQAREEAAMCEWAGCPNKGPHRAPKGRENSREYFHFCLNHVREYNQNYNFFQGMNADAVARYQKDALTGHRPTWKMGANTAGKKGKLAAEEMDGAADPFSMFSELNGRGRWRPGPGGEAKAETRKIMNAERKALQVMGLSTEATLEDVKAKYKALVKQHHPDANGGDRSTEDRLIEIIKAYNYLKTVVRGA; encoded by the coding sequence ATGCCGATTGATTCATCCAAATTCTTCGATTCCATTCGCATCAAGCCCAACAAGGTAAGTGCGAAGCAGCAGGCGCAGGCGCGCGAGGAAGCCGCCATGTGCGAGTGGGCGGGCTGCCCGAACAAGGGCCCGCACCGCGCGCCGAAGGGCCGCGAGAACTCGCGCGAGTACTTCCACTTCTGTCTCAATCACGTCCGCGAATACAATCAGAACTACAATTTCTTCCAGGGCATGAATGCCGACGCCGTCGCGCGCTACCAGAAGGATGCGCTGACCGGCCATCGTCCGACCTGGAAGATGGGCGCCAACACCGCCGGCAAGAAGGGCAAGCTTGCCGCCGAGGAAATGGACGGCGCGGCCGATCCGTTCAGCATGTTCTCCGAGCTGAACGGCCGTGGCCGCTGGCGGCCGGGTCCGGGCGGCGAGGCCAAGGCCGAAACCCGCAAGATCATGAATGCCGAGCGCAAGGCGCTGCAGGTGATGGGGCTCTCCACGGAAGCGACGCTCGAAGACGTCAAGGCGAAGTACAAGGCGCTGGTGAAACAGCACCATCCCGACGCCAATGGCGGCGACCGTTCCACCGAGGATCGCCTGATCGAGATCATCAAGGCGTATAATTATCTCAAGACCGTGGTGCGCGGCGCTTAG
- a CDS encoding citrate synthase family protein, whose product MKKSAGLYLSAREASAELAISQATLYAYVSRGLIRSEPSQDSRSHRYRAEDVRTLKERRTPSPEPRGLRSFDADLPVLDSAVATITQDGPIYRGVNCVDLAERDTLEHAATLLWDVTGADPFEQDNCPVVSDAMRAVAEATRAANAIDRAIAVLALAAAADPRAFTRAPEGRAMVGGRIMRLVVATMLNAKSSPKPLHIQIARVWAPDHKHAADLIRRALVLLADHELNASTFTVRCAASTGLNLYDSVIAGLVALKGPKHGGAGVLAAQLLKTLAGGEVAPMIRERVALGERFAGFGHGVYKLGDPRAHALLEALARAGADRKFTHEIPERIAEATGEFVNIDYALAVLIHTLGLPPGHELVLFSMARTVGWIAHACEQLQHGKLIRPRARYIGPAPGRGAA is encoded by the coding sequence ATGAAAAAATCAGCCGGCCTTTACCTGTCGGCCCGCGAGGCCTCCGCCGAGCTCGCGATCTCGCAGGCGACGCTCTACGCCTATGTCAGTCGCGGGCTGATCCGCTCCGAGCCGTCGCAGGATTCGCGCAGCCACCGCTACCGCGCCGAGGATGTCCGTACCCTGAAGGAGCGGCGCACGCCGTCGCCGGAGCCGCGCGGTTTGCGAAGCTTCGATGCCGATCTGCCGGTGCTGGATTCGGCGGTGGCGACCATCACCCAGGACGGCCCGATCTATCGCGGCGTCAATTGCGTCGACCTCGCCGAGCGCGACACGCTGGAACATGCCGCGACGCTGTTGTGGGACGTGACCGGCGCCGATCCGTTCGAGCAGGACAACTGCCCTGTGGTGTCGGACGCGATGCGCGCGGTCGCGGAAGCCACGCGCGCGGCCAATGCGATCGATCGGGCCATTGCGGTACTGGCGCTGGCGGCCGCTGCCGATCCGCGGGCCTTTACCCGCGCACCCGAGGGCCGCGCGATGGTCGGCGGCCGCATCATGCGGCTTGTGGTCGCCACCATGCTGAACGCGAAATCATCGCCGAAACCGCTTCATATCCAGATCGCGCGCGTCTGGGCGCCGGACCACAAGCACGCCGCCGATTTGATCCGCCGCGCGCTGGTGCTGCTGGCCGATCACGAACTCAATGCCTCGACCTTCACGGTACGCTGCGCGGCTTCGACCGGCTTGAACCTCTATGATTCCGTCATTGCCGGCCTCGTCGCGCTGAAGGGCCCGAAACATGGCGGCGCCGGCGTGCTGGCGGCGCAGCTCCTGAAGACGCTGGCGGGGGGCGAGGTCGCGCCCATGATCCGTGAGCGGGTCGCGCTCGGCGAGCGTTTCGCCGGCTTCGGCCACGGCGTCTACAAGCTCGGCGATCCCCGCGCGCATGCGCTGCTGGAAGCGTTGGCGCGCGCCGGCGCGGATCGCAAATTCACCCACGAAATTCCGGAACGGATCGCGGAGGCGACCGGCGAATTTGTCAATATCGACTATGCGCTCGCGGTGCTGATCCATACGCTCGGCCTGCCGCCCGGCCATGAACTGGTGCTGTTTTCGATGGCGCGCACGGTCGGCTGGATTGCGCATGCCTGCGAGCAATTGCAGCACGGCAAGCTGATCCGGCCCCGCGCCCGCTATATCGGTCCGGCGCCGGGACGGGGCGCGGCCTGA
- a CDS encoding shikimate kinase, with amino-acid sequence MPETAAQVPASTPQDAEIAAALGTRSVVLVGMMGAGKSTIGRRLAARLRLPFLDADIEIEAAASMTIPEIFAAHGEPYFRDGEARVIARLLDNGPAVVATGGGAFMREETRNLIRAKAVSIWLKADADVIMKRVKRRADRPLLQTEDPAATVSRLLEAREPVYQTADLTIWSRDVPHDRIVDECIDALRARLGVGSAAVQPTPDGISATP; translated from the coding sequence ATGCCCGAGACCGCCGCCCAGGTACCCGCCAGTACCCCTCAGGATGCCGAGATCGCGGCCGCCCTGGGAACGCGGTCGGTCGTGCTGGTCGGCATGATGGGGGCCGGCAAATCCACCATCGGCCGCCGGCTGGCGGCGCGGCTGCGGCTGCCGTTTCTCGACGCCGACATCGAGATCGAGGCGGCGGCGAGCATGACGATACCGGAAATCTTCGCGGCCCACGGCGAGCCGTATTTCCGGGACGGCGAGGCGCGGGTGATCGCGCGGTTGCTCGACAACGGACCGGCGGTGGTTGCGACCGGCGGCGGTGCCTTCATGCGCGAGGAGACCCGCAACCTCATTCGCGCCAAGGCGGTTTCGATCTGGCTCAAGGCCGACGCCGACGTGATCATGAAACGCGTCAAGCGCCGCGCCGACCGGCCGCTGCTGCAGACCGAGGATCCGGCTGCGACCGTTAGCCGTCTGCTCGAAGCGCGCGAGCCGGTCTATCAGACGGCCGACCTGACAATCTGGTCGCGCGACGTGCCGCACGATCGCATCGTCGACGAATGTATCGATGCCTTGCGCGCCCGGCTGGGTGTCGGCTCTGCGGCGGTCCAACCAACACCGGATGGGATCAGCGCCACGCCATGA
- a CDS encoding histidine kinase: MPSLFRFLTVVGVIAGVIYGAIFALANFVNPKPREMTVTIPADKFLKK, encoded by the coding sequence ATGCCTAGTCTGTTCCGCTTTCTGACGGTCGTCGGCGTCATCGCCGGGGTGATCTACGGTGCTATTTTCGCGCTGGCGAATTTCGTCAATCCGAAGCCCCGAGAAATGACCGTCACCATTCCGGCAGACAAGTTCCTCAAGAAATAG
- the aroB gene encoding 3-dehydroquinate synthase, translating into MTAPLKHSADITVDVALGDRAYDIVIGRDVLPSLGARVAALRPGVRTAIVTDRTVAKHWLEPTESSLAAAGIPTSRVIVEEGEGSKSYSGLEKVSEALIAAKIERNDLVVALGGGVVGDLAGFAAAILRRGVDFVQVPTSLLAQVDSSVGGKTGINSPQGKNLLGAFHQPVLVIADTSVLDTLSPRQFRAGYAEVAKYGALGDEAFFAWLEANHADIFSGGAAREHAIATSCRAKAAIVSRDERETGERALLNLGHTFGHALEAATGFSDRLFHGEGVAVGMVLAAEFSAKLGMIAEQDVVRIERHLAAVGLPTHLQDIAGFAQEGLADADALMALMAQDKKVKRGKLTFILLEAVGRAVIANDVEPALVRDFLQAKLAKA; encoded by the coding sequence ATGACTGCGCCACTGAAACATTCCGCCGATATCACCGTCGACGTCGCCCTCGGCGACCGCGCCTATGACATCGTCATCGGCCGTGACGTGCTGCCATCGCTGGGCGCACGCGTCGCCGCGTTGCGGCCCGGCGTGCGGACCGCTATCGTCACCGATCGTACCGTCGCCAAGCACTGGCTGGAGCCAACCGAAAGCTCGCTGGCCGCTGCCGGCATCCCGACCTCGCGCGTCATCGTCGAGGAAGGCGAAGGGTCGAAAAGCTATTCGGGTCTGGAAAAGGTCAGCGAGGCGCTGATCGCGGCGAAGATCGAGCGCAACGATCTCGTCGTCGCACTCGGCGGCGGCGTGGTCGGCGATCTCGCCGGCTTCGCGGCGGCGATCCTGCGCCGCGGCGTCGATTTCGTGCAGGTGCCGACCTCGTTATTGGCGCAGGTGGATTCCTCCGTCGGCGGCAAGACCGGCATCAATTCGCCGCAGGGCAAGAACCTGCTCGGCGCGTTTCACCAGCCGGTGCTGGTCATCGCCGACACGTCCGTGCTCGACACGCTGTCGCCGCGCCAGTTCCGCGCCGGCTATGCCGAAGTCGCCAAGTATGGCGCGCTCGGCGACGAGGCGTTCTTCGCCTGGCTCGAGGCCAACCATGCCGATATCTTTTCGGGCGGTGCGGCGCGCGAGCACGCGATCGCGACGTCGTGCCGGGCCAAGGCGGCGATCGTGTCGCGCGACGAGCGTGAAACCGGCGAGCGCGCGCTGCTCAATCTCGGCCACACCTTCGGCCATGCGCTGGAAGCGGCAACCGGCTTCTCCGATCGCCTGTTCCATGGCGAAGGCGTTGCCGTCGGCATGGTGCTGGCGGCGGAATTTTCCGCCAAACTCGGCATGATTGCCGAACAGGATGTGGTCCGCATCGAACGCCACCTTGCTGCGGTCGGTCTGCCGACCCATTTGCAGGATATCGCAGGCTTCGCCCAGGAAGGGCTGGCAGATGCGGATGCGCTGATGGCGCTGATGGCGCAGGACAAGAAGGTCAAGCGCGGCAAGCTGACCTTCATCCTGCTCGAGGCGGTCGGCCGCGCCGTGATCGCCAACGACGTCGAGCCCGCACTGGTTCGCGATTTTCTGCAGGCCAAACTGGCCAAAGCGTGA
- a CDS encoding BolA family protein, with amino-acid sequence MSTRDAIINKLREAFVPESLDVADESHLHEGHAGHRPGGETHFRVYIVSPAFEGKSRIERHRMVNTTLEAELKGSVHALALRAQAPGEKQG; translated from the coding sequence ATGAGCACCAGGGACGCTATCATAAACAAGTTGCGTGAAGCTTTCGTGCCGGAAAGCCTCGACGTTGCGGACGAATCACATCTGCACGAGGGCCATGCCGGTCACAGGCCAGGCGGCGAGACGCATTTCAGGGTCTATATCGTGTCTCCGGCCTTCGAAGGGAAGAGCCGGATCGAACGTCACCGCATGGTGAATACGACGCTGGAAGCGGAACTCAAGGGCTCCGTCCACGCGCTGGCGCTAAGAGCGCAGGCGCCAGGCGAAAAGCAGGGCTGA
- a CDS encoding DedA family protein, protein MTSFLDPLIAFVSAHAWLAYLTLFLAALLEAVPVVGALVPGSTIILALSALVPGGELNLWGVLASAIAGALLGDGAAYMAGHRSQREILNVWPLTNYPGVVAQSETFFNRWGALAVFFARFVPPIRAFVPITAGALGMPPMKFYSVNIPAILVWALAHVLPGVLAITALHEYAGLPHHEHVGKHLWMLAVLGGALVVAFGVWTIRRRHGGGIIEPAKR, encoded by the coding sequence GTGACCTCATTCCTTGATCCCCTGATCGCGTTCGTTTCGGCGCATGCTTGGCTGGCCTATCTCACGCTATTTCTGGCTGCCCTGCTGGAGGCGGTGCCGGTGGTCGGCGCACTGGTGCCGGGCTCGACCATCATCCTGGCCCTGAGCGCGCTGGTGCCGGGCGGAGAACTGAACCTCTGGGGCGTGCTGGCGTCGGCGATTGCCGGCGCCCTGCTCGGCGACGGCGCGGCCTACATGGCCGGCCACCGCTCGCAACGCGAGATCCTCAACGTCTGGCCGCTGACGAATTATCCGGGCGTAGTGGCGCAGAGCGAGACCTTTTTCAATCGCTGGGGCGCGCTGGCGGTGTTCTTTGCCCGTTTCGTGCCGCCGATCCGCGCCTTCGTCCCGATCACGGCGGGCGCGCTCGGGATGCCGCCGATGAAATTCTATAGCGTCAACATTCCCGCGATCCTGGTCTGGGCACTGGCCCACGTGCTGCCGGGCGTGCTGGCGATCACGGCACTACACGAATATGCCGGCCTGCCGCATCACGAGCATGTCGGCAAGCATCTCTGGATGCTGGCCGTGCTCGGCGGCGCGTTAGTCGTTGCCTTCGGCGTCTGGACCATCCGGCGCCGCCACGGCGGCGGCATCATCGAACCGGCGAAGAGATAG
- the cobS gene encoding cobaltochelatase subunit CobS, with amino-acid sequence MTTAAMTKVTQPVGLPDMKVSVRQVFGIDTDLEVPAYSEVDPHVPDVDSDYRFDRATTLAILAGFAHNRRVMVTGYHGTGKSTHIEQVAARLNWPCVRVNLDSHISRIDLVGKDSIVVRDGKQVTEFRDGILPWALQHNIALVFDEYDAGRPDVMFVIQRVLEVSGRLTLLDQNKVIKPHPSFRLFSTANTVGLGDTSGLYHGTQQINQGQMDRWSIVTTLNYLAHDEEVEIVLAKAKHYRNTEGRDIVNKMVRLADLTRNAFANGDLSTVMSPRTVITWAENADIFSDIGFAFRVTFLNKCDELERPLVAEFYQRCFNQELAESSVNVALS; translated from the coding sequence ATGACGACCGCCGCTATGACCAAAGTTACGCAGCCCGTCGGATTGCCCGATATGAAGGTGTCGGTTAGGCAGGTCTTCGGTATCGACACCGATCTCGAAGTGCCGGCCTATTCCGAAGTCGACCCGCATGTGCCGGATGTCGATTCGGACTATCGCTTCGACCGCGCCACCACGCTCGCGATCCTCGCCGGCTTCGCCCACAATCGCCGCGTCATGGTCACCGGCTATCACGGCACCGGCAAGTCAACCCATATCGAGCAGGTTGCAGCAAGGCTGAACTGGCCCTGCGTGCGCGTCAACCTCGACAGCCACATCAGCCGTATCGATCTGGTCGGCAAGGATTCTATCGTCGTGCGCGACGGCAAGCAGGTCACCGAATTCCGTGACGGCATCCTGCCCTGGGCGCTGCAGCACAACATCGCGCTGGTGTTCGACGAATACGACGCCGGCCGTCCCGACGTCATGTTCGTGATCCAGCGCGTGCTGGAAGTCTCCGGCCGCCTGACGCTGCTCGACCAGAACAAGGTGATCAAGCCGCATCCGTCGTTCCGCCTGTTCTCGACCGCCAACACGGTCGGCCTCGGCGATACCTCGGGCCTCTATCACGGCACCCAGCAGATCAACCAGGGCCAGATGGACCGCTGGTCGATCGTCACCACGCTGAACTACCTGGCGCATGACGAGGAAGTCGAAATCGTGCTGGCGAAGGCCAAGCACTACCGCAACACCGAAGGCCGTGACATCGTCAACAAGATGGTGCGGCTCGCGGATCTGACCCGCAACGCGTTCGCCAATGGCGACCTGTCGACGGTGATGAGCCCGCGCACCGTGATCACCTGGGCCGAAAACGCCGATATCTTCTCCGACATCGGCTTTGCGTTCCGTGTCACCTTCCTCAACAAGTGCGACGAACTGGAGCGGCCGCTGGTGGCTGAATTCTATCAGCGCTGCTTCAACCAGGAACTGGCCGAGAGTTCGGTCAATGTGGCGCTGAGCTAG
- a CDS encoding HlyC/CorC family transporter: MDWFTFSIVIGCLLVSAFFSASETALTGASRASMLRLTKQGNREAGVVSSLFAMRERMIGALLLGNNIANIGASALATGIFTAWFGEVGVLYATGVMTVLVVIFAEVLPKTIAINAPDRVSLLVARPMKLVVYLLGPLLTVIEAIVVVLMKMLGIKIGANQPILSPTERLRGAVDLLHHEGKVEKQDRDMFGGLLDLRELQVSDVMVHRTEMVMINADLPAEELVREVLATEYTRIPLWREKPENIIGVLHAKDLLRAIRAAEGDTASIDVSTIALPPWFVPEMRSVAEQLKAFRRRKTHFALVVDEYGEVEGMVTLEDILEEIVGDISDEHDVVVAGVRVQPDGSVVVDGSVPIRDLNRAMDWHLPDEEATTVAGLVIHEARSIPDRGQSFTFHGFRFRVLRRERNRITALRIVQVPRDAAAQERKPRAGTAF; this comes from the coding sequence TTGGACTGGTTTACCTTCTCCATCGTCATCGGTTGTCTGCTGGTCTCCGCCTTTTTCTCGGCGAGCGAGACCGCGCTGACCGGCGCCTCGCGCGCCAGCATGCTGCGGCTCACCAAGCAGGGCAACCGCGAGGCCGGCGTGGTGTCCAGCCTGTTTGCGATGCGCGAGCGCATGATCGGCGCGCTGCTGCTCGGCAACAACATCGCCAATATCGGCGCCTCAGCGCTGGCCACCGGCATCTTTACCGCGTGGTTTGGTGAGGTCGGCGTGCTCTATGCGACCGGTGTCATGACGGTGCTGGTCGTGATCTTCGCGGAAGTGCTGCCGAAGACCATCGCGATCAACGCGCCCGACCGGGTTTCGCTGTTGGTCGCCCGCCCGATGAAGCTCGTGGTCTATCTGCTCGGCCCGCTGCTGACGGTGATCGAGGCGATCGTCGTTGTGCTGATGAAAATGCTGGGCATCAAGATCGGCGCCAACCAGCCCATCCTGTCGCCGACCGAACGCCTGCGCGGCGCGGTCGACCTGCTGCACCATGAGGGCAAGGTCGAAAAGCAGGACCGCGACATGTTCGGCGGCTTGCTGGACCTGCGCGAATTGCAGGTCTCCGACGTCATGGTCCACCGCACCGAGATGGTGATGATCAACGCCGATCTGCCGGCTGAAGAGCTGGTGCGCGAAGTGCTGGCGACCGAATACACGCGCATTCCGCTGTGGCGGGAAAAGCCGGAAAACATCATCGGCGTGCTGCACGCCAAGGATCTGTTGCGCGCGATCCGCGCCGCCGAGGGCGATACCGCCAGCATCGACGTCTCGACCATTGCGCTGCCGCCATGGTTCGTGCCGGAAATGCGTTCGGTGGCAGAGCAGCTCAAGGCGTTTCGCCGCCGCAAGACCCACTTCGCACTGGTCGTCGACGAATATGGCGAAGTCGAAGGCATGGTGACGCTCGAAGACATTCTGGAAGAGATCGTCGGTGACATCTCCGACGAGCACGACGTGGTGGTGGCCGGCGTCCGCGTCCAGCCCGACGGCTCTGTCGTGGTCGACGGCTCGGTGCCGATCCGCGACCTCAACCGCGCCATGGACTGGCATCTGCCTGACGAGGAGGCAACGACGGTTGCAGGCCTCGTGATCCATGAGGCGCGTTCGATCCCCGACCGCGGCCAGAGTTTTACCTTCCACGGTTTCCGCTTCCGCGTGCTGCGCCGCGAGCGCAACCGCATCACCGCGCTGCGCATCGTTCAAGTGCCGCGCGATGCGGCGGCGCAAGAGAGGAAGCCGAGGGCCGGGACGGCGTTCTAG
- a CDS encoding citrate synthase/methylcitrate synthase translates to MNIQLSKTPIGLDGVPAAETVLSHVDGERGELIIAGERVGDLARNTGFEGVTSRLWSGGTGQPIGEAAVRAALGAGRERAFARLPDLLGITRGLSVVDGFRAAIAGLRAEAGLAHEATIVGAFPVIAGALVQRSTGNDPVAPDPNASHAADTLSMMLGRKPDARAVAALDAYFVTVCDHGMNASTFTTRVVASTHADLFAAVTAGYCALTGPLHGGAPEPVLEMLDAIGSSERIQPWVDSALARGERLMGFGHRVYRVRDPRADVLKHAIERLAGGGTDLPFAGEVEAYIRGALRRKNPERPLDTNVEFFTAILLDALKIPRQAFTPIFAVARAAGWTAHAREQQRGGRLIRPSSAYIGPMPA, encoded by the coding sequence ATGAACATTCAGCTGTCAAAAACCCCGATCGGCCTCGACGGCGTTCCCGCCGCCGAAACCGTGCTCAGCCATGTCGACGGCGAGCGCGGCGAACTGATCATTGCCGGCGAGCGCGTCGGCGACCTCGCCCGCAACACTGGTTTCGAGGGCGTCACCTCGAGGCTATGGAGCGGCGGCACCGGCCAGCCGATCGGCGAGGCCGCGGTGCGCGCGGCGCTGGGCGCGGGGCGGGAGCGCGCCTTTGCGCGGCTGCCGGATCTGCTCGGCATTACGCGCGGGCTGTCGGTGGTCGATGGCTTCCGGGCGGCGATCGCCGGCCTGCGCGCGGAGGCCGGGCTGGCGCACGAGGCCACCATCGTCGGCGCGTTTCCGGTGATTGCGGGGGCGCTGGTACAGCGCTCAACAGGCAACGATCCGGTCGCGCCCGATCCCAATGCCAGCCATGCCGCCGATACGCTGTCGATGATGCTGGGCCGCAAGCCCGACGCGCGCGCGGTCGCGGCCCTCGACGCCTACTTCGTCACGGTGTGCGACCACGGCATGAACGCATCGACCTTCACGACCCGCGTCGTGGCCTCGACACATGCCGATCTGTTCGCGGCCGTCACCGCCGGCTATTGCGCGCTAACCGGGCCGCTGCATGGCGGCGCCCCGGAACCGGTGCTGGAAATGCTCGATGCGATCGGCTCAAGTGAGCGGATCCAGCCCTGGGTCGACAGTGCACTGGCGCGCGGCGAGCGGCTGATGGGATTCGGCCACCGCGTCTATCGCGTCCGCGATCCGCGCGCCGATGTGCTGAAGCACGCGATCGAACGGCTCGCCGGCGGCGGCACCGATCTCCCGTTTGCAGGCGAGGTCGAGGCCTATATCCGCGGCGCGCTGCGGCGGAAAAATCCGGAACGCCCGCTCGACACCAATGTGGAGTTCTTCACCGCGATCCTGCTCGACGCGCTGAAAATCCCGCGGCAGGCGTTTACCCCGATCTTTGCGGTGGCGCGCGCTGCCGGCTGGACCGCGCATGCCCGCGAACAGCAGCGCGGCGGCCGCCTGATCCGGCCGAGCTCGGCCTATATCGGGCCGATGCCGGCGTGA
- the xerD gene encoding site-specific tyrosine recombinase XerD: MRNPSKTSDAKLINLFLDMLAAEQGAGDNTLDAYRRDLTDFSEFLGRSSQSFAGAETEALRNYLADLDARGFKSSSVARRLSAMRHLFRFLLNERIRSDDPAAILSGPKRGRGLPKVLSIADVDRMLTRAKELTEQDASPQQRLRALRLHCLLEVLYATGLRVSELVALPLSASRRDIRMIVVRGKGNKERLVPLNEASRQAMADYLAAMEVLKPENKKNTPASKWLFPSFGESGHLTRQHFARDLKELAAASGLAPRLVSPHVLRHAFASHLLHNGADLRIVQTLLGHTDISTTQIYTHVVEERLKSLVRDLHPLAEK; encoded by the coding sequence ATGCGGAACCCATCGAAGACCTCCGACGCCAAACTGATCAACCTGTTCCTCGACATGCTCGCGGCGGAACAGGGGGCTGGCGACAATACGCTCGACGCCTATCGCCGCGACCTGACGGATTTTTCCGAATTCCTCGGTCGCAGCAGCCAGAGCTTTGCCGGCGCCGAAACGGAAGCCTTGCGGAACTACCTCGCCGATCTCGATGCGAGAGGTTTCAAGTCCTCCAGCGTGGCGCGGCGGCTGTCGGCGATGCGGCACTTGTTTCGCTTCCTGCTGAACGAGCGAATCCGCAGCGACGATCCGGCAGCGATCCTGTCGGGTCCGAAGCGCGGCCGCGGCCTGCCCAAGGTGCTGTCGATAGCGGACGTCGATCGCATGCTGACGCGGGCCAAGGAACTGACGGAGCAGGACGCCTCGCCGCAGCAGCGGCTGCGCGCGCTGCGGCTGCATTGCCTACTGGAAGTGCTGTACGCCACCGGCCTGCGCGTCTCGGAACTGGTGGCGCTGCCGCTGTCGGCCTCGCGCCGCGACATCCGCATGATCGTGGTGCGCGGCAAGGGCAACAAGGAACGGCTGGTGCCACTGAACGAAGCCTCCCGGCAGGCGATGGCCGACTATCTCGCCGCGATGGAGGTACTGAAGCCCGAGAACAAGAAAAACACCCCCGCCTCGAAATGGCTGTTTCCCTCCTTCGGCGAGAGCGGACATCTGACGCGACAGCATTTTGCACGCGACCTGAAGGAACTGGCGGCCGCCTCAGGTCTCGCGCCGCGGCTGGTGTCGCCGCACGTGCTGCGCCACGCCTTTGCCAGCCACCTGCTGCACAACGGCGCCGACCTGCGCATCGTGCAGACGCTGCTCGGCCACACCGATATCTCGACCACGCAGATCTATACCCATGTGGTCGAGGAACGGCTGAAGAGCCTGGTGCGCGACCTGCATCCGCTGGCGGAGAAGTAG